A window of Candidatus Palauibacter soopunensis contains these coding sequences:
- a CDS encoding DinB family protein — translation MKPRFIATLVVAGALAPAGLSAQDGVIPGPGGPAEASPVSAVTDPITIRDEILDHFQRSSYKISELARVMPADKFSWAPGEGVMQVGEVYMHIARYNFMYLDQNLGIAPPNGFDYADIEAIRDKEKVREIHEMSVRHVMEQVGALTEAKLDGETELYGRTVQGWAVLLQLVSHMNEHVGQSVSYARMNGIVPPWSN, via the coding sequence ATGAAGCCGAGGTTCATCGCCACTCTCGTCGTCGCCGGGGCCCTGGCCCCCGCAGGTCTGTCGGCCCAGGATGGCGTCATCCCCGGTCCCGGCGGGCCAGCCGAAGCGTCGCCGGTCTCCGCGGTGACGGATCCGATCACCATCCGGGACGAGATTCTCGACCACTTCCAGCGCTCGAGCTACAAGATCTCCGAGCTCGCGCGCGTGATGCCCGCGGACAAGTTCTCGTGGGCGCCCGGCGAGGGCGTGATGCAGGTCGGCGAGGTCTACATGCACATCGCCCGCTACAACTTCATGTACCTCGACCAGAACCTGGGGATCGCGCCTCCGAACGGATTCGACTACGCGGACATCGAGGCGATCCGCGACAAGGAGAAGGTGCGCGAGATCCACGAGATGTCCGTCCGCCACGTGATGGAACAGGTCGGCGCGCTCACCGAGGCGAAGCTCGATGGCGAGACGGAACTGTACGGCCGAACCGTGCAGGGCTGGGCCGTGCTCCTGCAGCTGGTCTCGCACATGAACGAACACGTGGGCCAGTCCGTCTCCTACGCCCGCATGAACGGCATCGTCCCCCCCTGGTCGAACTGA
- a CDS encoding SDR family oxidoreductase, with product MPPTRSPDRRPRRVLVTGASGYVGGRLVPALEARGEPVRCLARNPRYLANRFSGRTEILAGDVLDPDSLVEALQGVDTAYYLVHSMGSKADFEEQDRLGAGNFARAARVRSVRRVIYLGGLIGDGELSPHLASRREVGRILAAEGPPTLEFRASIIIGSGSLSFELLRSLVNKLPCMVTPRWVRTPAQPIAIDDVIAYLIHGLDLDLERSAVFEIGGPRRVTYGELMHEYARQVGVRRVMVPVPLLSPRLSSLWLGLVTPVYARVGRKLVTSLRNQTVVRDAAALDRFPVRPLDVREAIERALSEEDGAMARTRWSDAVSSGGGQPLWGGKRVGSRIVDRQQAMVEVGAERAFAPIERIGGTNGWYYANWLWVLRGSADLLLGGVGMRRGRPHPTELRPGDPLDFWRVEAVQPGRLLRLRAEMKVPGRAWLQFEVEPLKVGSRITQTAIFDPLGLGGLLYWYLLYPIHRLIFRGMLHGIVRRIDSAPARDPEPRAKRE from the coding sequence TTGCCCCCAACACGGAGCCCGGATCGGCGGCCGCGTCGCGTTCTCGTCACCGGAGCGAGCGGATACGTGGGTGGACGGCTCGTCCCGGCCCTCGAGGCGCGCGGCGAACCCGTTCGCTGTCTCGCTCGTAACCCCCGGTACCTCGCCAACCGGTTCTCGGGCCGGACCGAGATCCTCGCGGGCGACGTGCTGGATCCCGACTCGCTAGTCGAAGCGCTCCAGGGCGTGGACACCGCCTACTATCTCGTCCATTCGATGGGATCGAAGGCCGACTTCGAGGAACAGGACCGCCTCGGTGCCGGCAATTTCGCCCGTGCCGCGCGAGTGCGGAGCGTGCGCCGGGTGATCTATCTCGGCGGTCTCATCGGTGACGGCGAGCTGTCGCCTCACCTCGCCAGCCGGCGGGAAGTCGGCCGCATCCTCGCCGCCGAAGGGCCGCCCACGCTGGAGTTCCGCGCCTCAATCATCATCGGATCGGGGTCGCTCTCCTTCGAACTCCTGCGGAGCCTGGTCAACAAGCTGCCGTGCATGGTTACGCCGCGCTGGGTCCGGACGCCGGCCCAGCCCATCGCGATCGACGACGTCATCGCCTACCTGATCCACGGGCTCGATCTCGACCTGGAGCGCAGCGCGGTGTTCGAGATAGGCGGGCCGAGACGGGTCACCTACGGCGAACTGATGCACGAGTACGCCCGCCAGGTCGGCGTGCGGCGCGTAATGGTCCCCGTCCCCCTCCTCAGCCCGCGACTCTCGAGCCTGTGGCTCGGTCTTGTCACGCCCGTTTACGCGCGGGTGGGCCGGAAGCTCGTGACCAGCCTGCGGAACCAGACGGTGGTGCGCGATGCCGCGGCCCTCGACCGTTTCCCGGTCCGTCCCCTCGATGTGCGCGAGGCGATCGAGCGGGCGCTGAGCGAGGAAGACGGCGCGATGGCCCGGACCCGGTGGAGCGACGCCGTCTCGTCAGGCGGCGGGCAGCCGCTCTGGGGCGGGAAACGCGTCGGTTCCCGGATCGTCGACCGGCAGCAGGCGATGGTGGAAGTCGGTGCCGAGCGCGCCTTCGCGCCGATCGAGCGCATCGGCGGCACGAACGGCTGGTACTACGCCAACTGGCTGTGGGTGCTGCGCGGATCCGCGGATCTCCTCCTGGGCGGGGTCGGCATGCGGCGCGGGCGGCCGCATCCGACTGAGCTGCGCCCCGGCGACCCGCTCGATTTCTGGCGCGTAGAGGCCGTCCAACCCGGCCGCCTGCTCCGCCTGCGGGCCGAGATGAAGGTCCCGGGACGCGCCTGGCTCCAGTTCGAAGTCGAACCCCTAAAGGTAGGCAGCCGGATCACGCAGACCGCTATCTTCGACCCCCTGGGCCTCGGCGGCCTGCTGTACTGGTACCTCCTCTACCCCATCCACCGGCTGATCTTCCGCGGCATGCTCCATGGCATCGTGCGGCGCATCGATTCGGCGCCCGCGAGGGATCCGGAACCTCGAGCAAAGCGCGAGTAG